The region CCGGACTCGAGCTTGGAGATGTCGAGAATCTCGTTGATCAGGGTCAGCAGTTCGTTGCCAGCGCTGTGGATGGTCTGCACGTAATCACGTTGCTTGACCGACAATGGCGTGCCCAGCAGCAGTTCGGTCATGCCCAGTACGCCATTCATCGGCGTGCGGATTTCATGGCTGATCTTCGCCAGGAATTCAGCCTTGGCGTTGATCTCGGCATTGCTGGCCGCCAGGTCGCGGCTGACGCTGAAACGGTCTTCGGTGATGCTGCGCTGGCGCTCGCCCAGAGCGATGCTCATCAACAGGCCGCTGATGCAGATGAACGCCAGCAGGGTGATGATCAGGCCTTGCGGTGCCACCAGGGTCAGCCCCAGCAGTGCCGGCAGGATGATCAGCGCGCCGATGTTGAACACCACCATGGCGGCGACGAACAGCCGGGCCGGACGATAGCCTTTTTGCCAGTGGTAACCGCTGACGAACAACATGCTCAGGCCCGCGAGTGCGACCAGGACGTAGGTGATGATGTTCAACGGCAGGGTGTTGACGAACAACAGCAGCAGCCCGGCGACCACCGTGAACAGGATGTCGCCAAGCAGCAGCTTGTTCAGTGGGTGCGGGCCCAGCGGGGCAAAAAAGCGGTAGGCGAACATCAGGCCGCACGGTGCCGTCAGCAACAGGGCGAGGTAGGCACCGGGAGTCTGGATGGCGTGCCAGTTCGGCAGCCATGGCCCGGCCAGGTTCAGCAGCAGAACCAGACTGAGCAGCAGCAGAAACTCGCAGGCCGCCAGCCAGAGGCTGCTGCGCGAACGGGTGTAGGCGTAACGAACGACGTTGTGCAGGATCAGCATGCCGATGCAGCCGAACAGTAGGCCGTAGATCAGCGTGAGGTTCTGATTGGCCGCCGTCATCACCGCCGATTGCAGGGTGATGTAAGGCCGCAGCTGGTGCTCGGAAACCAGTCGCAAGTAAACGTCGAGGGTTTTATCGCTTTGGGGCAGCGGCAACATGAAGTCGCTGCTGGGCAGTGGCCGCTCAGCCTGAGGCTGCTGGGTGCCGGTGTTCAGTTGCTCGATCAGCTTTTCGCCGTCCAGCACATACAGATTGAGGTGCGACAGGTCGGGGGCGAACACGCGCAGCACTTGTTCGTGCTTGCCGGGGGCCAGCCTGAAGCGCAGCCATAACGCGCCGTCGGGCTCGGCGGCCGTGAGGCGGTCGAGTTCGATGGGGCTGAATTGATTGGTGAAGCGTGTGGAGCGGATATCGCTCAGTTGCAGGTCGCCCTGTTCGTCGAGCAAAACCGACCAGCCACTGCCTTGCGCGGCTTGGGCCGGGAGCATGCAGAGCAAGGTCAACAGAGTGACGGTAAGACCTATGGCAATCCTGAGCCAGCGCACGGCGAAATCCCTTCGTAGGTTGATGCCAGAATATAACTATGCGCGGCGCCGGAATAGTCCGGCAAGGGCATCACGCCCTTGCCTGGCCGAATGGAGGGCTTATTCCTGATTTTCGCCACGCTCGCGGGCAATGGCGCGGTAGCCGATGTCCTTGCGATAGAAGCAACCTTCCCAATCGATCTTGGCTGCCAGCTTGTAAGCTTGCTGCTGGGCAGCATCAACACTGGTACCCATCGCCGTAGCGCACAGCACCCGACCACCGGCCGTTACAACCTGACCGTCCTTGAGCGCAGTGCCAGCGTGGAAGACTTTGCCTTCCAGACCGGCGGCTGCGTCCAGACCGTTGATCGCCACGCCTTTGGCGTAGTCACCAGGATAGCCGCCGGCGGCCAGCACGATGCCGACGCTTGGACGTGGATCCCATTGTGCTTCGACTTTGTCCAGGGCTTGCGCCAGGGCCGCTTCGACCAGCAATACCAGGCTCGACTGCAAACGCAGCATCACCGGTTGGGTCTCAGGGTCGCCGAAACGGCAGTTGAACTCGATAACTTTTGGGTTACCGGCTTTGTCGATCATCAGGCCGGCATACAGGAAACCGGTGTAGACGTTGCCTTCGTCAGCCATGCCACGCACGGTTGGCCAGATCACCAGGTCCATGACACGTTTATGGACTTCGGCTGTTACGACCGGGGCAGGGGAATAGGCACCCATACCGCCGGTGTTCGGGCCGGTGTCGCCGTCGCCGACGCGTTTGTGGTCCTGGCTGGTGGCCATCGGCAGTACGTTCTTGCCGTCGACCATGACGATGAAGCTGGCTTCTTCGCCGTCCAGGAACTCTTCGATCACGACGCGCGAACCGGCTTCGCCGAAAGCGTTGCCCGCCAGCATGTCGCGCACGGCGTCTTCGGCTTCAGCCAAAGTCATCGCGACGATCACGCCTTTACCGGCGGCCAGGCCATCGGCCTTGATCACGATCGGTGCGCCTTTCTCACGCAAGTAAGCCAGGGCCGGCTCGATCTCGGTAAAGTTCTGGTAGTCGGCAGT is a window of Pseudomonas sp. 10S4 DNA encoding:
- the purD gene encoding phosphoribosylamine--glycine ligase, with amino-acid sequence MNVLIIGSGGREHALAWKVAQDTRVQKVFVAPGNAGTAIEAKCENVAIDVLALEQLADFAEKNVSLTIVGPEVPLVAGVVDLFRARGLDCFGPTAGAAQLEGSKAFTKDFLARHKIPTADYQNFTEIEPALAYLREKGAPIVIKADGLAAGKGVIVAMTLAEAEDAVRDMLAGNAFGEAGSRVVIEEFLDGEEASFIVMVDGKNVLPMATSQDHKRVGDGDTGPNTGGMGAYSPAPVVTAEVHKRVMDLVIWPTVRGMADEGNVYTGFLYAGLMIDKAGNPKVIEFNCRFGDPETQPVMLRLQSSLVLLVEAALAQALDKVEAQWDPRPSVGIVLAAGGYPGDYAKGVAINGLDAAAGLEGKVFHAGTALKDGQVVTAGGRVLCATAMGTSVDAAQQQAYKLAAKIDWEGCFYRKDIGYRAIARERGENQE